From Methanomassiliicoccales archaeon LGM-RCC1, one genomic window encodes:
- a CDS encoding helix-turn-helix domain containing protein, producing MAVDKKVRAEILMKLYAGVPVSKILKEYDVKKSAVYQWKKKVDEDLAERKAEKKMESMNGNFQENRNFPRNDESIAFPPISHIDLDNLSDHALRGLWDGLTRIKDGLDRVRFVDGDATRESLTISYLKEYRQYIALVGKWGGLDDKVDSDNPILTAFTEALKKTRTGEDDE from the coding sequence GTGGCAGTCGACAAGAAGGTACGCGCAGAGATACTGATGAAGCTCTATGCAGGTGTACCTGTGAGCAAGATCCTCAAGGAATACGATGTGAAGAAGTCCGCAGTCTATCAGTGGAAGAAGAAGGTGGACGAGGATTTAGCCGAGAGAAAGGCAGAGAAGAAAATGGAATCGATGAACGGAAATTTCCAAGAAAATCGGAATTTTCCACGGAATGACGAGTCCATAGCATTCCCGCCCATATCGCACATCGATCTTGATAATCTGTCGGATCATGCACTGAGAGGCCTATGGGACGGACTCACCCGCATCAAGGACGGTTTGGATAGAGTCCGTTTCGTGGATGGCGATGCCACAAGGGAATCCCTGACCATATCGTACCTCAAGGAGTACCGCCAATACATTGCACTCGTAGGCAAATGGGGAGGACTTGACGATAAGGTCGATTCCGACAACCCGATATTGACTGCATTCACGGAAGCATTGAAGAAGACAAGGACAGGCGAGGACGATGAGTGA